In a single window of the Caloenas nicobarica isolate bCalNic1 chromosome 8, bCalNic1.hap1, whole genome shotgun sequence genome:
- the BDH1 gene encoding D-beta-hydroxybutyrate dehydrogenase, mitochondrial yields the protein MLATKLSRPLLNFAVKGLNFKDPGNGFRPVQRFCFPLLSPHGSRSYASEIDQIGSRAVLITGCDSGFGFALAKHLHDKGFIIYAGCLQKDKGEGGSKDLDNMNSDRMRTLQLNVCDSKEVDRAVEHVSRTLQDPEKGLWGLVNNAGISTFGEVEFTSMDTYMEVAEVNLWGTVRTTKAFLPLIRRSKGRVVNISSMMGRMGSPARSPYCITKFGVEAFSDCLRYEMQPQGVLVSIVEPGNFIAATNLYSPERIKAIADKMWDELPEIVRKDYGRKYFDEQVSKMETYCNSGSTDTSPVIESVVHALTSTTPYTRYHPMDYYWWLRMQIMTHMPAAISDRLYVY from the exons ATGTTGGCTACCAAGCTGTCCCGGCCCCTCCTGAACTTCGCTGTGAAAGGTCTGAATTTCAAGGACCCAGGCAATGGCTTCAG gCCTGTGCAGAGATTTTGTTTCCCTCTCTTGTCCCCACATGGCAGCCGCTCTTATGCAAGTGAAATTGATCAG attggcagcagagctgtgcttaTAACAGGTTGTGACTCAGGGTTTGGATTTGCCTTGGCCAAACACCTGCATGACAAAGGTTTCATTATTTATGCTGGCTGCCTGCAAAAG GACAAGGGAGAGGGTGGGTCCAAGGATTTGGACAACATGAACAGTGATCGAATGAGAACTCTCCAGCTCAATGTCTGTGACAGCAAAGAAGTGGACCGGGCGGTGGAGCATGTCAGTAGAACCCTGCAGGACCCAGAGAAAG GGCTCTGGGGGCTGGTTAACAATGCTGGGATCTCCACATTCGGGGAAGTTGAGTTCACCAGCATGGACACCTACATGGAGGTAGCTGAAGTGAACCTGTGGGGGACTGTGCGAACCACCAAGGCTTTCCTCCCACTCATCCGGAGGTCAAAGG GTCGTGTGGTGAACATCAGCAGCATGATGGGTCGGATGGGCAGCCCTGCCCGGTCACCCTACTGCATCACCAAGTTTGGTGTGGAAGCCTTCTCGGACTGCCTGCGGTACGAAATGCAGCCCCAGGGGGTGTTGGTCAGCATCGTGGAGCCTGGTAACTTCATAGCTGCCACCAACCTGTACAGCCCCGAGCGAATCAAAGCCATAGCCGACAAAATGTGGGACGAGCTCCCTGAGATAGTGCGCAAAGACTATGGCAGGAAGTACTTCGATGAGCAGGTCAGCAAGATGGAGACGTACTGCAACAGCGGCTCAACAGACACCTCGCCGGTCATCGAAAGTGTCGTCCACGCGCTCACGTCCACGACCCCCTACACCCGCTACCACCCCATGGATTACTACTGGTGGCTGCGGATGCAGATCATGACACACATGCCTGCTGCCATCTCAGATCGGCTCTATGTCTATTGA
- the LOC135991461 gene encoding D-beta-hydroxybutyrate dehydrogenase, mitochondrial-like isoform X1, producing MRAGATLLLALGAALLLAGGGRRLGRRLLLLLLPRRARRALPAEGKAVLITGCDKGFGHALAKQLHAKGFTVFAGCLLADKNGDGARELKNMKSDRMQVLQMDVCSDQEVAQAVDFVKRTLKEPEGGLWGLVNNAGVSTFGEVEFATLDNYKNVAEINLWGTVRVTKAFLPLIRRAKGRVVNITSMLGRMVSPSRSCYCISKFGVAAFSDCLRQEMYRWGVRVILIEPSNFVAATGILTADGIDRQAEALWSGASNTMQEDYGREYFTRHVALMKSFINSGLKDMSLVLNDITDALTSTHPNNRYNPMETYWWVRLQVMTHLPTAIADWLYVPGATL from the exons ATGCGGGCCGGCGccacgctgctgctggcgctgggcgccgcgctgctgctggcgggcggcgggcggcgcctgggccgccgcctcctcctcctcctcctgccgcgGCGCGCCCGCCGCGCCCTGCCC GCTGAAGGAAAGGCGGTGCTGATAACAGGCTGTGACAAAGGTTTTGGACATGCCTTGGCAAAACAGCTCCATGCAAAGGGATTTACGGTTTTTGCTGGATGCTTGCTTGCG GACAAGAATGGAGATGGAGCCAGGGAGCTGAAGAACATGAAGTCGGATCGCATGCAGGTGCTACAGATGGATGTGTGCAGTGACCAGGAGGTGGCTCAGGCTGTGGATTTTGTGAAAAGGACCCTGAAGGAGCCAGAGGGAG GTCTGTGGGGCCTGGTGAACAACGCTGGCGTCTCAACCTTCGGAGAAGTGGAATTTGCAACTTTAGACAACTACAAGAACGTGGCAGAGATCAACCTGTGGGGCACCGTGAGGGTGACAAAGGCTTTCCTGCCCCTCATTCGCAGAGCTAAAG GCCGTGTGGTGAATATCACAAGCATGTTGGGCCGGATGGTGAGTCCATCTCGCTCCTGCTATTGCATTTCCAAGTTTGGGGTGGCAGCCTTCTCCGACTGCCTCCGGCAGGAGATGTACCGCTGGGGTGTCAGAGTCATCCTCATCGAGCCCAGTAACTTCGTGGCAGCAACGGGCATCCTGACGGCGGACGGCATTGACAGGCAGGCTGAGGCACTGTGGAGCGGAGCCAGCAACACCATGCAGGAGGACTATGGGAGGGAGTATTTCACTCGCCACGTGGCCCTGATGAAGTCCTTCATCAACAGCGGCCTGAAGGACATGTCTCTGGTCTTGAATGACATCACCGATGCGCTCACTTCCACGCACCCAAACAACCGTTACAACCCCATGGAGACCTACTGGTGGGTGAGGCTGCAAGTCATGACTCACCTGCCCACTGCCATTGCCGACTGGCTTTATGTCCCTGGAGCCACCCTGTGA
- the LOC135991461 gene encoding D-beta-hydroxybutyrate dehydrogenase, mitochondrial-like isoform X2 yields MRAGATLLLALGAALLLAGGGRRLGRRLLLLLLPRRARRALPAEGKAVLITGCDKGFGHALAKQLHAKGFTVFAGCLLADKNGDGARELKNMKSDRMQVLQMDVCSDQEVAQAVDFVKRTLKEPEGGLWGLVNNAGVSTFGEVEFATLDNYKNVAEINLWGTVRVTKAFLPLIRRAKGRVVNITSMLGRMVSPSRSCYCISKFGVAAFSDCLRQEMYRWGVRVILIEPSNFVAATGILTADGIDRQAEALWSGASNTMQEDYGREYFTRHVALMKSFINSGLKDMSLVLNDITDALTSTHPNNRYNPMETYCSFLFQIISMWRFPGIQDPERSP; encoded by the exons ATGCGGGCCGGCGccacgctgctgctggcgctgggcgccgcgctgctgctggcgggcggcgggcggcgcctgggccgccgcctcctcctcctcctcctgccgcgGCGCGCCCGCCGCGCCCTGCCC GCTGAAGGAAAGGCGGTGCTGATAACAGGCTGTGACAAAGGTTTTGGACATGCCTTGGCAAAACAGCTCCATGCAAAGGGATTTACGGTTTTTGCTGGATGCTTGCTTGCG GACAAGAATGGAGATGGAGCCAGGGAGCTGAAGAACATGAAGTCGGATCGCATGCAGGTGCTACAGATGGATGTGTGCAGTGACCAGGAGGTGGCTCAGGCTGTGGATTTTGTGAAAAGGACCCTGAAGGAGCCAGAGGGAG GTCTGTGGGGCCTGGTGAACAACGCTGGCGTCTCAACCTTCGGAGAAGTGGAATTTGCAACTTTAGACAACTACAAGAACGTGGCAGAGATCAACCTGTGGGGCACCGTGAGGGTGACAAAGGCTTTCCTGCCCCTCATTCGCAGAGCTAAAG GCCGTGTGGTGAATATCACAAGCATGTTGGGCCGGATGGTGAGTCCATCTCGCTCCTGCTATTGCATTTCCAAGTTTGGGGTGGCAGCCTTCTCCGACTGCCTCCGGCAGGAGATGTACCGCTGGGGTGTCAGAGTCATCCTCATCGAGCCCAGTAACTTCGTGGCAGCAACGGGCATCCTGACGGCGGACGGCATTGACAGGCAGGCTGAGGCACTGTGGAGCGGAGCCAGCAACACCATGCAGGAGGACTATGGGAGGGAGTATTTCACTCGCCACGTGGCCCTGATGAAGTCCTTCATCAACAGCGGCCTGAAGGACATGTCTCTGGTCTTGAATGACATCACCGATGCGCTCACTTCCACGCACCCAAACAACCGTTACAACCCCATGGAGACCTACTG TTCTTTTCTATTCCAGATCATCAGCATGTGGAGATTTCCTGGGATCCAGGACCCGGAACGATCCccctga
- the LOC135991461 gene encoding D-beta-hydroxybutyrate dehydrogenase, mitochondrial-like isoform X3, which yields MRAGATLLLALGAALLLAGGGRRLGRRLLLLLLPRRARRALPAEGKAVLITGCDKGFGHALAKQLHAKGFTVFAGCLLADKNGDGARELKNMKSDRMQVLQMDVCSDQEVAQAVDFVKRTLKEPEGGLWGLVNNAGVSTFGEVEFATLDNYKNVAEINLWGTVRVTKAFLPLIRRAKGRVVNITSMLGRMVSPSRSCYCISKFGVAAFSDCLRQEMYRWGVRVILIEPSNFVAATGILTADGIDRQAEALWSGASNTMQEDYGREYFTRHVALMKSFINSGLKDMSLVLNDITDALTSTHPNNRYNPMETY from the exons ATGCGGGCCGGCGccacgctgctgctggcgctgggcgccgcgctgctgctggcgggcggcgggcggcgcctgggccgccgcctcctcctcctcctcctgccgcgGCGCGCCCGCCGCGCCCTGCCC GCTGAAGGAAAGGCGGTGCTGATAACAGGCTGTGACAAAGGTTTTGGACATGCCTTGGCAAAACAGCTCCATGCAAAGGGATTTACGGTTTTTGCTGGATGCTTGCTTGCG GACAAGAATGGAGATGGAGCCAGGGAGCTGAAGAACATGAAGTCGGATCGCATGCAGGTGCTACAGATGGATGTGTGCAGTGACCAGGAGGTGGCTCAGGCTGTGGATTTTGTGAAAAGGACCCTGAAGGAGCCAGAGGGAG GTCTGTGGGGCCTGGTGAACAACGCTGGCGTCTCAACCTTCGGAGAAGTGGAATTTGCAACTTTAGACAACTACAAGAACGTGGCAGAGATCAACCTGTGGGGCACCGTGAGGGTGACAAAGGCTTTCCTGCCCCTCATTCGCAGAGCTAAAG GCCGTGTGGTGAATATCACAAGCATGTTGGGCCGGATGGTGAGTCCATCTCGCTCCTGCTATTGCATTTCCAAGTTTGGGGTGGCAGCCTTCTCCGACTGCCTCCGGCAGGAGATGTACCGCTGGGGTGTCAGAGTCATCCTCATCGAGCCCAGTAACTTCGTGGCAGCAACGGGCATCCTGACGGCGGACGGCATTGACAGGCAGGCTGAGGCACTGTGGAGCGGAGCCAGCAACACCATGCAGGAGGACTATGGGAGGGAGTATTTCACTCGCCACGTGGCCCTGATGAAGTCCTTCATCAACAGCGGCCTGAAGGACATGTCTCTGGTCTTGAATGACATCACCGATGCGCTCACTTCCACGCACCCAAACAACCGTTACAACCCCATGGAGACCTACTG A